The sequence TTGTTGAATGAAAGACGAACCTCCATCGGGTAGCACATCTTTATTTTTACTGTCACTTAATATCACGGGGATGAAGGAATGTTTGAACTAGGCCTCATCACCTTAACAATTCTATTAAGTGGGTTCTTTTCAGGGTCAGAAATAGCTTTTGTTACAGCTAATAAACTTAAGCTTGAAGTAGCTTCCAGAAAGAATAATTTCCTTTCCAATTCCATAGAGTTTTTTACCAGAAAGCCGGAAACTTTTCTGACTACCACCTTAGTGGGAAATAATATCGTAAACGTGCTCTATGCTACGTTCATGGCTATTTTTTTAGTTGAACCTGTACAAGTTTATTCGGAAGCCTGGTTTGGGTTCATTCCCTCAGAACTAGAGGTTTTGCTGATACAGACCATCATAGCATCGGTTGTTATTATGTTGTTCGGCGAGATTTTGCCCAAAGCCATTTTCAGAGCGCTCGCTGATAATATGATTTCAGTGATATCTATACCGCTTCGATTTGCCTACTACATATTCAGGCCATTGATTGAAATCTCGAAAGGATCTTCAAATATATTAATTAAGTGGTTGGTTAAAGATGCTGAGGTTGTAGAAAGCTATTATCGACGTCAGGATGTGGAAATGATCTTTAAAGAGCTTCGCGATGGCGGGGGGAGTGAAGATATTGACGAAGACGATTCAGAGATCCTACATAACGTTTTGGAGCTATCCAATAAGAGAGTGAAGGATTCGATGATTCCCCGTATTGAAATTGAAGCCGTGGAAAAGGATACGGCAATAGATGAGGTGCTTAACATTTTTATTCAGTCAGGGCATTCAAAGCTCCCGGTATATCGCGAGTCAATTGACGATGTAATTGGCGTCGTGTTTGCTCATGATTTTTTCCATGTACCCAAGTCTTTAAATGAGATTATTCGCCCTGTAAAACTGGTTCCTTCCAGTAAAAAATCCAAGGGCTTATTGACGGAATTTCGTCAGTCTAACATGTCTGTAGCTATTGTTTTGGATGAATACGGAGGAACGGCCGGTATGGTGACTATCGAAGATTTGCTGGAAGAAGTAGTTGGAGATATTCAGGACGAATACGATGTGGAAGATGAGATCATGAAGAAGCTCTCTGAGAATACGTATGTGGTTAGCGGGAATGTCGAGATTCAGGAGCTAATTGATAAATTTAGTGAAATTGAACTCCCACTGGAACCTTCTGAATATGATACCGTAGCGGGATTCATAATTAATCATTTAGGGCGGATTCCAAAAGTAAATGAGGAAGTGGTGATTGAGAGTAAAAAATTTATTATCAGTAAAGCCACACCAAGCCGCATTGAAACGGTAAAGCTTATTTTAATTGAGTGAAAAAGTAGCAAAGTTGTCGAGTGAAAAAGTGACAGAGTTATCTTCACTTTGTAACTCTGTCACTTTTTCACTCCTTCACTTTGAAACTTATAAGACATGTTTGATCACTATCCGAAATGGTCTCAGGAATTTGCTAGAAAATATCTAAGCAGAACCATCAATCAATTTATTTTGCATGGTAATGTGCATGATTTGGTTTCCCTCAAAACAGATAAAGGGACTGAGTTTCACCGCCTGAAATCATTTCTATCAGATGAATTTTTTGGAGCCCGTGATTTTGTGATTTTCTATGATCGTGCTTCGGGCATCTATTTTAGGGATAAAGAATCGCAAGCTGATTTTAATCAGGCGATAGCTGGCCGGGATAGTTTGGTGGGCACTGATTTTGCCAAGAAAATGCCGAAAGATCCGGTGCGGGTAATGTCTTTATTGGAGCAGTATTTCCGCCTTAGACTCGATCAAAAGAAAAGCGTGGCTCTCATTATTGACTACGCGGAGACCATTATCCCGATGAGCGATGCAGCCTCTACAGGAAATGAAGATCGTACGGCCATGGTGTATTTATCGCGCTGGGCGCATGATCCGATGTTTCTGGCTTCGGACTTTACCACGGTGATGATCACCGAAAATCTTGCTGATCTTAATAAGACTATTGTTCAGAATCCTTACACAACCGATATCAAAATTAGTATTCCGGGGGAAGAGGAGCGAAAAGCATTTATTGAATACGAAACCAAAGATGATGAATGGAAAAAGATTTCTGCGGTAAAGGCTGATATCATTGCTCAGCAAACGGCGGGTTTGAACTTCGTAAATATCCGAAGTGTGCTTTCGAATGCTCGTGAGAATGAAGAGAAAATCACTTTCGAAGGACTTTCAGAAACTAAGAAAGAACTTATTGAGGCGGAAGCTTATGGCTTGCTTGAGTTCGTAGAAACCGAATATTCCCTGGATAATGTAGCCGGTCATAAACATGTGAAAAACCATCTAAGACAAGCTGTGAAGGCACTTAAAGCTGGTAGGCAAGACGTAATGCCGATGGGGTATCTGGTTTGTGGTCCGGTAGGAACCGGTAAGACTTTTCTCGTTACTTGTTTTGCCAGTGAAGTGGGTATTCCCATGGTGAAATTGAAGAACTTCCGAAGCCAATGGCAGGGAGTTACGGAAGGAAATCTCGAAAAGATTTTGTCGCTGCTTAAAGCGATGTCGCCGGTTGCGGTTATGATTGATGAAGCGGATGCTTATTTAGGAGACCGTGATGCCAGCGGAGACAGTGGAGTTTCCAGTCGGGTATTTTCTCAGATCGCCACATTTATGAGTGATACGTCTAACCGTGGTCGAATTGTATGGTTCTTGATGACAGCTCGACCTGACCTTATGCCTATCGATTTAAAGCGGCAGGGTAGGGCAGAGGAGCATTTGGCGCTATTCCCTCCTCATACCAATGAGGAACGAATAGAGCTTTTTAATGTCATGAAGAAGAAAACCGGACTACAAATGACGGAGGAATATATACCGGCCGTTATCGAAGAGGGCTTTAAAACGTTTTCAGGAGCTGATATGGAAGCGGCATTAACAAGAGCAAAATTCCGAGCAGCGGCAGCAGGTCGCAAGAAAGTCACTCCCGAAATTCTGGACGCCGCATTGGCTGATTTCATTCCACCTACTTATCCGGAAGAAGTTGAGCTTCAGACATTAAGCGCGGTGATCGAATGTACA comes from Balneola sp. and encodes:
- a CDS encoding AAA family ATPase, translated to MFDHYPKWSQEFARKYLSRTINQFILHGNVHDLVSLKTDKGTEFHRLKSFLSDEFFGARDFVIFYDRASGIYFRDKESQADFNQAIAGRDSLVGTDFAKKMPKDPVRVMSLLEQYFRLRLDQKKSVALIIDYAETIIPMSDAASTGNEDRTAMVYLSRWAHDPMFLASDFTTVMITENLADLNKTIVQNPYTTDIKISIPGEEERKAFIEYETKDDEWKKISAVKADIIAQQTAGLNFVNIRSVLSNARENEEKITFEGLSETKKELIEAEAYGLLEFVETEYSLDNVAGHKHVKNHLRQAVKALKAGRQDVMPMGYLVCGPVGTGKTFLVTCFASEVGIPMVKLKNFRSQWQGVTEGNLEKILSLLKAMSPVAVMIDEADAYLGDRDASGDSGVSSRVFSQIATFMSDTSNRGRIVWFLMTARPDLMPIDLKRQGRAEEHLALFPPHTNEERIELFNVMKKKTGLQMTEEYIPAVIEEGFKTFSGADMEAALTRAKFRAAAAGRKKVTPEILDAALADFIPPTYPEEVELQTLSAVIECTSKELLPERYREMNRDEILSKIDELKFRVG